DNA from Branchiostoma lanceolatum isolate klBraLanc5 chromosome 9, klBraLanc5.hap2, whole genome shotgun sequence:
ACTAGTATAGCATTTTATAAAGTTTGTTCATATGTCACTTATTAttggtaatgtacatgtaggcataaAGAAGACAGTCGCTGAGAAGACCGCAGCCCAGGGCCAGAAGACGAGCGGTGATAAGACTAAAGATGCAGGTAAGATTGTATTCTCTTAGCTAAGGAAACAAGACCATTGAAATGGCCCCAGTTCGTACATCATATTTACCATGCCAGTGACACAGTGCTCTTTGTTGGAGGTCATGTGGCGTACGAATCGTTGACGTCGTCAGGTGCTACATGTTAACAAAAGAGCTTGCCCCTAAACCATTGCTTCCTTTAACTGACTAAGTCTGCTGCTTGCTTCTAAAAGCAAATCTTTGACGTTACTTTACAGCTGCAGTTTAATCATAGATGCTATCATAAAGCTGCCTGCTTTGTTATGAGGGGATTTGCGTAGATGAGAAGAGTTCAAAGATAACAAGGATTCAAAAGAGACGAAATGACCTCATTATACAAACATGTGTCAATCAAGGAGTGGAAGGAATGATCAAAGCAACAAGAGAGGAGTAGAAATCatatccttccttccttcatgtGGACAATCTCTTCACAGTACACGCGTACGCGTAGGGGACCAAGGCAACAACTATCTCATGACCATTGATCGTTGCATGTTTATACCAAAGCTGATGGAGACGAATGCATGGTCGCATCCATGTATGCATTTCCTGTGGTCTTCTCTGCTTATGACGACACGTTTCCACTGTTATATTTACTGTGGGTCATGCCAAAAGACTAACGTAACTTACTTGTCCACTGCTCATGGTGATGGTGGTGCTGTGGTTTCTCATACTTCATCCCTGTACCGTCATTATACTAACAGTTGCCACTTGCCAGTGATCTCCATATCAAGGAGAAGGACTACGACGTCGTTTAACGATCTTATCATTAAACTGGCCTCATTTAAATCCATATGGGTAACCCCATTCTCTTTTTTAGGGCGAAGGAATGTCTCTTCCTCAAAGGTGCAATCACTTCACAACTTACGAAATCAGACAGAAAGGACGTTCAGACGCAAAAACCTTACTAATAGTGGCGGGAAAAGtgtagaggaggaggaggaccgCATAGGCAAACTTCTGGGTCGGCTAGATAGAACTTTGGACGGGCTTAAGGCAACGGATATAGTATCCGGTGAGTGGTTTGGACAGACCCGCTGACCTGTCACGCTAACCGCCACAcgtagaataaaccattttttcCCTTTCAGTTACGAGCAAGAATGGTGGCTCTAGCATGATTTTTCTGTACCGAACATAAGATGCCTACTTTTGCTGTTGCTGCTCCGCAAGTTCTGCACAGGTGCATGGTGGCGTGTCATAAGCACTAATAACTGGCTGGACGTGATGTCATTGCGCGACCTTAATTCACTTCCTTCATTATAAATGTATTGTACCTATCGTATTTGTACGTATACTCCTTTACCTAATTTGATTATATCCTCCTGTGTGACAAAAGGGTAAAATGATACTGGCGCCAACAGTTGCCTACTcgtattttccttttttgttccgCGACAAAGATACTCGTTTTGGTCATTGAATGGACGTCGATGCTAGAGTGTTCTGAGTTGTACGACCAAAAGAAATCCGTCGAATTAAGATGAAATCGTTTACTTTCCTAGTTGGCATCCCTTTTTTGATTGAATTGGGTACATATTGTTTGGCGATTTATGATGTTGCAATACAGTCTCTTCTTATCATTTATCCGACGCAGCAATGACTTTTTAAATACACGTTATATCTTGGTTTATTTCTAGCAGGAGCTGGAGACAACAAGGGGGTGAAAGCTGGCACCTTGGGGACATCGCAAAAGCACGCTGAGCAGACCAGTTCAGCAGCAGCAAATGCAGGGAAAGGCGGACTGGAGGGTGCACTAGCAGGCATGCTGCATGGTCCAACCATCAAGGACAAGACTTCGAAAGAAAACGCTCCCATCGTAGGTCCAGATGGCATTCCTACGGAAAAAGACAGGTGGGGTTCAGAGTACGTCACCCTCAAACAGGGAGCTGCGACAATGCAGTCAGCGGCTCCAACCCAAGCAGCAGCAACCATCAAATCAGCGGATACAACTCAGTCTGCGGCTTCTCATGGTCCTGGGCTGTCAGCTGCGTTAGAGGGCATGCTGCATGGTCCAACCATCAAGGACAAGACTTCGAAAGAAAAAGCTCCCATCGTCGGTCCAGATGGCATTCCTACGGAAAAAGACAGGTGGGGTTCAGAGTACGTCACCCTCAAACAGGGAGCTGCGACAATGCAGTCAGCGGCTCCAACCCAAGCAGCAGCAACCATCAAATCAGCAGATACAACTCAGTCTGCGGCTTCTCCTGGTCCTGGGCTGTCAGCTGCGTTAGAGGGCATGCTGCATGGTCCAACCATCAAGGACAAGACTTCGAAAGAAAAAGCTCCCATCGTCGGTCCAGGAGGAATCCCTAAGGAAGACGTGAGGTGGCCAGAGTACGGCACAGAGAAGCAGGGCGCAGTAAAGATGCAATCAGCCGCTCCAACCCAAGCAGCAGCAACCATCAAATCAGCAGATACCACACAGTCTGCGGCTCCACCAGGTCCTGGGCTGTCAGCTGCGTTAGAGGGCATGCTGCATGGTCCAACCATCAAGGACAAGACTTCGAAAGAAAAAGCTCCCATCGTCGGTCCAGGAGGAGTCCCTAAGGAAGACGTGAGGTGGCCAGAGTACGGCACAGACAAACAGGGCGCAGCAAAGATGCAGTCAGCGACTCCAACCCAAGCAGCAGCAACCATCAAATCAGCAGATACCACACAGTCTGCGGCTCCACCAGGTCCTGGATTGTCAGCCGCACTGGCGGGTATGTTACATGGTCCAACCATCAAAGACAAGACTTCGAAAGAAAAAGCCCCCATCGTCGGGCCAGGAGGAGTCCCTAAGGAAGACGTGAGGTGGCCAGAGTACGGTTCAGACAAGCAGGGAGCAGTAAAGATGCAATCAGCCGCTCCAACCCAAGCAGCAGCAACCATCAAGTCAGCGGATACCACACAGTCTGCGGCTCCCCCTGGTACCGGATTGTCAGCCGCACTGGATGGTATGTTACATGGTCCAACCATCAAAGACAAGACTTCGAAAGAAAAAGCCCCCATCGTCGGGCCAGGAGGAGTCCCTAAGGAAGACGTGAGGTGGCCAGAGTACGGTTCAGACAAGCAGGGAGCAGTAAAGATGCAATCAGCCGCTCCAACCCAAGCAGCAGCAACCATCAAATCAGCAGATACAACTCAGTCTGCGGCTCCACCAGGTCCTGGGCTGTCAGCTGCGTTAGAGGGCATGCTGCATGGTCCAACCATCAAAGACAAGACTTCGAAAGAAAAAGCCCCCATCGTCGGGCCAGGAGGAGTCCCTAAGGAAGACGTGAGGTGGCCAGAGTACGGCACAGAGAAGCAGGGCGCAGTAAAGATGCAATCAGCCGCTCCAACCCAAGCAGCAGCAACCATCAAATCAGCAGATACCACACAGTCTGCGGCTCCACCAGGTCCTGGGCTGTCAGCTGCATTAGAGGGCATGTTACATGGTCCAACCATCAAGGACAAGACTTCGAAAGAAAAAGCTCCCATCGTCGGTCCAGGAGGAGTCCCTAAGGAAGACGTGAGGTGGCCAGAGTACGGCACAGAGAAGCAGGGCGCAGCAAAGATGCAGTCAGCGGCTCCGATGCAAGCAGCAGCAACCATCAAGTCAGCGGATACAACACAGTCTGCGGCTCCACCAGGTCCTGGGCTGTCAGCTGCATTAGAGGGCATGCTGCATGGTCCAACCATCAAGGACAAGAACCAGAAGAAAAAGAACGCACCAGTCGTCGGTCCTGATAGTATTCCAACGGAAGAAGTCAGGTGGGGGGAGCAACATTCCGGGAAACAGGGCGCAGCAAAGATGCAGTCCGCGGCTCCAACCCAAGCAGCAGCAACCATCAAGTCAGCGGATACAACTCACTCTGCGGCTCCCCCAGGTCCTGGGCTGTCAGCTGCGTTAGAGGGTATGTTGCATGGTCCAACCATCAAAGACAAGAACCAGAAGAAAAAGAACGCACCAGTCGTCGGTCCTGATAGTATTCCAACGGAAGAAGTCAGGTGGGGGGAGCAACATTCCGGGAAACAGGGCGCAGTAAAGATGCAGTCCGCGGCTCCGATGCAAGCAGCAGCAACCATCAAGTCAGCGGATACCACACAGTCTACGGCTCCTCCAGGTGCTGGCTTGTCAGCTGCGTTAGAGGGTATGTTGCATGGTCCAACCATCAAGGACAAGACTTCGAAAGAAAAAGCTCCCATCGTCGGTCCAGGAGGAGTCCCTAAGGAAGACGTGAGGTGGCCAGAGTACGATACGGGCAAACAGGGCGCAGCAAAGATGCAGTCAGCGGCTCCGATGCAAGCAGCAGCAACCATCAAGTCAGCGGATACCACACAGTCTGCGGCTCCCCCTGGTCCCGGATTGTCAGCCGCACTGGATGGTATGTTACATGGTCCAACCATCAAAGACAAGAACCAGAAGAAAAAGAACGCACCAGTCGTCGGTCCTGATAGTATTCCAACGGAAGAAGTCAGGTGGGGGGAGCAACATTCCGGGAAACAGGGCGCAGCAAAGATGCAGTCCGCGGCTCCGATGCAAGCAGCAGCAACCATCAAATCAGCAGATACAACACAGTCTGCGGCTCCTCCTGGTCCTGGGCTGTCAGCTGCGTTAGAGGGTATGTTGCATGGTCCAACCATCAAAGACAGGAACCAGAAGAAAAAGAACGCACCAGTCGTCGGTCCTGATAGTATTCCAACGGAAGAAGTCAGGTGGGGGGAGCAACATTCCGGGAAACAGGGCGCAGCAAAGATGCAGTCCGCGGCTCCAACCCAAGCAGCAGCAACCATCAAGTCAGCGGATACAACACAGTCTGCGGCTCCTCCTGGTCCTGGGCTGTCAGCTGCGTTAGAGGGTATGCTGCATGGTCCAACCATCAAGGACAAGAACCAGAAGAAAAAGAACGCACCAGTCGTCGGTCCTGATAGTATTCCAACGGAAGAAGTCAGGTGGGGCGAGCAACATTCCGGGAAAGGTAAGCATACCATATATAGAAACATTGCTACTTGGAACGAAGTTACGTTGGTACTGAAGTGCCATCAATGAATATAATTCTAACAATATCATCAGGACCAGTGAATATTTAGTGAAATACAGTATTTGAGACAATAGatactgacatacatgtatcaactttAAGTATTCTatgaaaagtacattttgttgaCTGATAGACGAGAAGCAGACGTCAGCTGACAAAAAATAACCATTTGACTTTTTTTCTGCAGGGGCTAAAGGATCAGGACAGAGCAACAACAAGTCTGGGGGACGCAAGGGGTCAGgcaaaaagaaaggaaagaaatgaaACTTCTTAGAAATAACCAATGAGGTTAACCTTACTTGAAATACCCAATGGCTAAAACAGTAGGCATCTACATCATGCGATGGCTTCAGCGGTGCGGTAAAACAGGCACTCGTTTTCAATCACCAAGAATATTATTAGAACTATTGACGTGCCTGCAGGTAGAGACATATCATTCTTTTGGTCGGAAGGTCACCAAAGCACcggtatactctccaagcagaggttgttggggaaaattgtgatcTTATCATTTGCACCCATTTGTCCACAATCCGAAGCGAATGCGGACAAAAAGACGGGACATATGATAAGGTCACAATTtcccccaacaacctctgcttggaaagtagcaCCGATATACAAGAAATAATGTTGCAGTATGGAAATATTGGTTAGAATAATATGGTGACAGAGATGGCTGATTTCTGGATTATAAAGAAGACATTCCAACAACGAGATCTGCATGTGCCTtgctatacatttgtattttaatATTACGTGCTAGTTCTACATTGATACTCTAGATAGAAATAGTATAGGTATGACGCTGGTATAatttgtacagtactgtatgcTCTATGTATCTTTGGCACAGAAACATATGTCCAAAAATTGCAACTAGTAACAATATTTTGTCTATTGTAACGATATGGTGAAACTAGATATAAACGAAATATGAAGTTGATTCATGTTAAAAGAAGCCATATGACCAAGGCAGTAGATAGATTAACAACTACATCATCAGCTGGTCATACTACATTTAAAATGTTTATATTCTTGGAGCTTGATTTCATTTATTACTGTCATAATAGCATGTATAGTGACATTGGAAACACAAGATGATATTGGCGACTGGGACAACTCCCAGCAACGTTGATAGCTCATCCATTAGAAATGGTGACAGgaataaatgagaaaaaaatcaacccAACTGGGACAAAAGTTTTCATTTGCCAGTTAAGTGTTCTTGGTATATTACATATTCATTTTTCTGCTTAACTTTAGTGACATCTGCACCAATTGATTTTGTAATTAGTAATATAAAGGCTATAAAAGAGCAACATGTTAatcatttttcagaatttttccatgtttttctttttatttccttaAGTTTCCAAAAGTTTGTGTTTCCTTTTCCTCCCTTCTGCATGATATCAAGTGATGGGTCTTATAGTCAGTTTATGGTCAGATGCAATTAAAATTATCTAAACACATTTCTAGTGGACTACTTCAGTGTTAAAGAATATGTCTTATGCTTGTAAGATTTCACTTTAGAAATGGACAACTTCTGACAGGTGAACAGTGTCTTTATTCAATTCATGCATGAAAAGTATTGAATTGGTTGCAATTATGCCCTGAAGTTCAAGACTACAACACAGACACGATCACTGGTATGCGCCATACGAATCTAGCTAgcttacaaatgttttcaaacatgtcaacaaaaacaacttaaaTAAATCAGTCTTTGAAACTGATTCTTAAATACACTCTTCTTTTTCCACCAAACCTTTTATACAAAAGTATAAACATCTAAAATAGttataaaggaaagaaaatataagcataaacatacatacatttgtataatggtATCTGTTGCAACAATTTTAACTTGAGCACTTGCCCTGAATTGACATTGTAGTCTTACCTCTGTACTGCTGTATTTTTctcaaaaatgcactttcatTCAATATTAGCTATAACTAGGGCACTGTTCTCAAACACTACATGTTAAACAAACTTGATATCTAACCAAACTTGTCGAAACACTCCCTACTGACTACATTTTCAGCTTTTTTTGGACCACATCAATCTGACAATATTATTATTGGTCCACACACAAGTATTTGGCACCTTGGTATCATTCTAGCCATGATGACAAGTAGGCGCTCCTTTCACATGTCAAAAGTGGACTGACTGTGCAAGTAAAGCTGCAATAACAGTGTGTAGCTGCCATCTTAATCATATGTAACACAACTTCTGATTCAAATTTCTCCAGCGGCATTGACAAATATTCAGGACCTAGCCAagaaaaaattcaaagagaATCAGCTATGGCATTCTTCTAATTGTACAGACATTAGCAATCCTGGTTTGCTTACATCTCCTCTGATTCACGCAGTAGGTTGCAATTATTTAGAGGGGATGCAAAGTTATCAGAATGAAACCCAGCTTAAATACTAGTACACATTCAACTGCAGTGATGTAAATTGGTCCAAGGGTGTATTACACTTAGGTTGGTGAAGGCATACAAGTCCATCTACTGGGTGTCCTCACTAATGATATGGCAAGCTATCAGTAAAGACCAGAAAAGGGGTATCAAAAGACCCATCTGCATGCCCTTTgtataggaatgactagaacATAGAACAGAGCCATCATCCTTCCTTCATTTCTGAGCCAATGTAGAAGAACACATTTGAACAATTTCAAGGATGTATCAGTCCCCTATTCTATGTTCTAGCCATTCAATAAATATCAAAAATAACTTCAACCTCATTAACTGATTGCTGCCCCCTCCCTCAGCTTGCTCATAACATTCCTGTAACAGGTCATGGCAGTGTAATAATACCTGTCATGACATTAAACTTTAGCTGAAAAGTACATCATAACATTTTAAGCCAACTGTATCATTAAATAGCAACACTGTTAGCATATTCATTGAATTTGTATCAGTATAATATCGACAGAAACATACACAAGGACATGATGTTTTTAACACTGTCCAACTGTGTTGAGGGATAGATTGTTTTATAATTTGCTCTAAGCTGAAATTTTGTCACATATACTCTCTCCAAGCAATTATATACATCTATTTGGTCCTCTAAAGCAATACCGTTACCTATAGATCTTCTTTGCTTTCTAGAGATATTTACAACTATAGCAGCGCTAAAGAAGCAGCTCTGATTGTCTTATCATCAGTGTCAAACACTTGTAAGACAGATTTTATAATAAGCCCACATGGACGGTAATTTCACTCAGACATCTAAGGCAACATTTGACTACTTGTAAGGATGTGTTCAGAGCAGAAACATTTATGGCATATCAACAAATCTTCAGGTCTTTCAACTCCAAAGCAGCAAGTTGGCACAGCACCAATAGTAAATCACATATTTTTCTCAGGAGTTAAGGAAGGTTTTTGAAATCTTGGGCCATTTTTTTGGTTGCATTTCAAATCCTCTTGACTAACTCCAGTCAGTATTGTTTGGCCGCTCAAAAGCTTCTGACAAAAAATGAGAAGCTTTGACTGCCTGCTTTTATCAAATTTCATCAAAGGCTAGAGAAGTCTTAGACCTTCTGATATTGTTAAATTCAAAGGAAGTGCTAGTTTGGATGTCCCTAAACATTGCAACATCAAAAGACTTGGAATGAGTTGAATATTGCATGCCTATGTTCAGGTCATATCAAACAAGTCCCTGAGTTTCAGTGAAGGTTCCCTCCACCAGATCTTCTGTGCTGCTGCTGGAGGCGGTGTCTCCCTGGCAGGCCAGCGTGCCGGGGTAACAAGCCGTCTCAGAGTCCAGCGACTCGGCAGACACCACATGGATGATCTTGGGGTTGTTACAGTTCTCCTGGAACACAAGCATCACTTATGAATAAAGGTGGATATGCCCCCTGGTTTAACAGCTAGCAAGAATGGCATATTAGATTGGCAGGAGTGGAAGACTTATGATGAGTCATGCTTCCTCTATGGCTGCTGAATCTAAGCTATGGGACTGGTGAGGTGAGgtgataccccccccccccccaaaacaagcaaaaattGAAAGTCAAAAGGTGCAACAACATGCAGCAGGTGAACACCACATACTGCACAGATGATATATTTCCTCTTTCTTTTACAATAATTTTGAATCAGATAAGAGTCACCCTTGTGCTCACTTCAGAAACATTTCACTGAATACATCCACTGCCTTAGAGGTAACATTCAGAAGGCAATGTAGTGGAAAACAAACAATTTCATAAAGAGTAGTGCCTGGCGAGGTGCCTTCATGAGGTGCTGGCGAGCTGCCATCAAGCCCCCATATCATCGTGCAAGCAAGTCTAACCCCCACATCACGGGGAAAAACAGACGATAAaacagagagtgagtgagtgagagtagCATGTAGTGAACACAAAGAAAGACACATTACTCTGCACTCACCTCGATATCAGGAGGCACTGGTGAGTACAGCGGGTTAGAGTAGGACATCTTCTTCTGTTTGGGCTCAGGAGGATCTGGCTCGTGGCCCTTCATGAGCTTCCTCAGCTCGCTGCCTTTACCTCGGCCTGACAGGACGTTAGAGAAGTGGATGACAGGAAGGGTCCCGAGGTGTCGTCTGCGTCTAGGACAGGACAGAACAGGAAAAGTTAGTCTATCAATCTTAGACAAAAGGTCTCTCACTCATCAACTTTATGCCAAATTATCATGTTAAACAGCTGTCCTtctgcaaaacaaaatcaatctgtACTGCATAACAATAGTTTTGTAATCTTAGCCAAAAGGTCTCTCACTCATTAACTTTATGCCAATATCATGTTAAACGGCTGTCCTtctgcaaaacaaaatcaatctgtACAGCATAACAAGAGTTTTgtcataaacacacaaaaatgttggAGTACCTTTGTTCAAAGATGTAGTAAGTTGCAATTCCCACTATGAGGATCAACAGCAGCAGTCCACAGATCAGGCCTGCAATCCATCCACGATCTTCTGCAGAAACAGTCAACAGAGTTGTTTTGTAAGTGTTGTTTCAAAAATACTTATACTAATACTTATAGGAGGTACATTTATGTCAGCCTCGAGGGCATATAACCCCCACCTTGCAATCTAGAATCAGGAGTGGTCCTGATTACTGTAACAATTTTGTGCAGGTGATATGGAAAAATGAATATCTTTCTCAACTGAATGACCACGTACCAGAGCCTTGGGTATCGGACCTGCTGTCATTCACAACATCAGGACCATGTTGGCAGTGGAGCCCTGTAAACCCTGGATGACATCTGAGTTCAAAATAAATTCCACATTTTAGGGATCTCTGTATACTACTAAGCTGAAAAAAATACCGATATCAAAGTACACGTTTTAATGCAAATGGCATGTTAGAactcaaataaacaataaacaatccgATATGGAAATTAGTAGATTTGAATGTTGACAGATATACCATATAACAGCATTAGTTGTCAAGACAGCGAAGGAATTCCACCAATTCAATACTGATGCAGACTTCTAAGACGCCCCAAACACTTGGCATGAAGAGTGACTTTCAGATGAGATTAACCTACCTGCACTCCACCCACCCATCGACGACCAGGCATGTCCCTCCATTCAGACAGTACCCACGAATACATCCATCTGGGATGCTTGGACTCACTGTATGATATGGTGCAAGGCAAAAAGGAGCAAAACTTTGAAGAATCTTTAACATTGCTTATTCATGCATCCAGATGCTAAGGCTTAGAATGGGGCAACGTTGATGGACATGTAGCACCATCATGTTATTGTTAAAAACCCAAGTTACCCTTGTTCAAACTTTTTTCAATATCAGACATACAGTGAGcagttttgaactgtagaaaGAATTCAATGATTGAGACAGACTATGATTCTGTACACACTGAGCAGAAATTGTTCAACTACAGTTTTTATTATGTGTTCTACATTATTTACTTGAAACCATGGATCCTTCTGACAACACTTCATAAAAACTTTCAGACCTTCAGATGTCTTGGTAACAGGTGTTGAGGTAGGGATTACTGTAGGCACACATCTCGCCCTGCTTCCTGGAATGAACTCATATCCCTTGGGACACAGACAGCTGAAACCACCTGGCTTCAACAGGCACATGTGGCTACATGGAGCTGAGGAGCAGGGATTGGGTGctggatggaaaaaaaacacacactttgTATTCAATAAACGAGTTCAAGGAATTAAAGGTTTCATTCACACAATCAAAGGCAGTCAATTACAAAGTCACATGTAGATGTGTAGTTGAGATACATATGCCTGAGGTAGTAAGGAAATGGACCTAAGAATGTGGCAATTCAATAATCTACTAAATTGCAACATGATGGCCCTTTCGTCAGCAGTATTTTATTGTCCTGAATGATGAGTATCAAACTATAATGGactagaaaaaaaggaataggGACAGTCAGTCATTTTAGGagacaaaaatgaacaaaacaaacagacaaacacacctgACTTCCTGAGTGCGGGGTGCATGACCATAATGCCACTTGGCCTGTGAAGCCCTTCCTTTATTTTCACAGTGTCCTCCCCTGTGAGCCTGTTAGCAGACTCCACTGCCTCTCTGTGCCAGTCAGTCCAGTACATCGAGTCTTCAAACAACGCCAGACCAAAGGGGTGCTTAACAATGGTGGGGAGGGAAACCCTatattgtgcaaataaataacaAATAATGTATCAATCTGTGAAGGTGTATCTATTCAATGTTTTGTATTCAACCCAAAAAAGGTTACATGAAATTTTTAAACTCTAAGAATTGGGTGTTGTAGAATATTATTGAGCACGAACTCCATTAAATTTTAAGCTACTTAAGGGTAAagaaaatatcatcatcatgaaaatgaaaaatacaaaaatagacaAATGTCACCTGTTTTTCCCATCGTAGTCACAGTACTCAATCTTGTCCAGCCGAGCGTCTGCGAAGTACAGTCTCTTCAGGATGTCGTCCACAACGAGAGCGTTGGGCCAGATAAGGCCCGTGGTGATGATCATCCTCCTGTTGCCACTGTCCATGTCTGCCCGCTCAATCTTGGGCTCAACCCCCCACTCAGACCAGTACAACGTCCTAGAACAATAACATTAACCATCATCTATTTGTTCATTTACTATTCAAAACATCTTGGCAACTCTTTAACATGGATATGATAAACGTTGCATATAACTAGCTAGGGAAACCATCCAACCTACACaaaaagttcaaggtcaaacatttgtatgtttgtacaacATTAAAGATTAACACTGATGAAATAAAAACTAAGCCTTTCTGTAATTTTTGCAATGAGCCTTTCGAAGCAACATGTATATCtctgaaccacactgttactgTTCATATTATGAACAGTGTGGTTCAGAGCCACCTTACTGACCAATCTAACtagtccggaccttttagcctagtggtaagtgcatTGGGTGTGCCACTTACtaaccagtctaactggtccggacctttcaGCCTGGTCATTAAGTGACAACAGTGAACTACACTGTTACATATAAAAGGATTCTTTACCGCTCTGCCATGTTGAGTGCGATGGCCCGAGGTTTGTCTATGTTGTGCTGTAACAGGACAGCCCTGTGCTGACAGGAGGGCAGGCTGCACACCCCCACCATGTTGGACCCTGCGTCTGTCCAGTACAGGTTGTTACCGACCCAGTCCACAGCCAGGCCATCAGGCGACTCCAGACCATCCACAAACATGCTCCAGTTACCAGAGGTCAGGGACAACCTGTTGATGGTACCCTGTAGAGGGAAGGAGGGCAGGTTAAACATCTTCATTGAATAACATCTAATTGACACTGTTAATTGGTAATTTTAGATTTGGATTTACACTCCAAATCTTGgattttggaaaatattgacttatatttcaaaggaaaaaaacTTCTACTTAAAGATAATGTATGCTTTTAATTTCTCTGCAAAACAGGGTTGACTTGTGCTTTCACAAGAACAATAAAGACCTTTGACATAACTTACCAGTGTTGCATCAGTCCAGTAGATCTCCTGGGTATTCAGGTTGTA
Protein-coding regions in this window:
- the LOC136442169 gene encoding uncharacterized protein isoform X6; the protein is MASKDTGVQMANGTDDLIWITPHICIKKTVAEKTAAQGQKTSGDKTKDAGRRNVSSSKVQSLHNLRNQTERTFRRKNLTNSGGKSVEEEEDRIGKLLGRLDRTLDGLKATDIVSAGAGDNKGVKAGTLGTSQKHAEQTSSAAANAGKGGLEGALAGMLHGPTIKDKTSKENAPIVGPDGIPTEKDRWGSEYVTLKQGAATMQSAAPTQAAATIKSADTTQSAASHGPGLSAALEGMLHGPTIKDKTSKEKAPIVGPDGIPTEKDRWGSEYVTLKQGAATMQSAAPTQAAATIKSADTTQSAASPGPGLSAALEGMLHGPTIKDKTSKEKAPIVGPGGIPKEDVRWPEYGTEKQGAVKMQSAAPTQAAATIKSADTTQSAAPPGPGLSAALEGMLHGPTIKDKTSKEKAPIVGPGGVPKEDVRWPEYGTDKQGAAKMQSATPTQAAATIKSADTTQSAAPPGPGLSAALAGMLHGPTIKDKTSKEKAPIVGPGGVPKEDVRWPEYGSDKQGAVKMQSAAPTQAAATIKSADTTQSAAPPGTGLSAALDGMLHGPTIKDKTSKEKAPIVGPGGVPKEDVRWPEYGSDKQGAVKMQSAAPTQAAATIKSADTTQSAAPPGPGLSAALEGMLHGPTIKDKTSKEKAPIVGPGGVPKEDVRWPEYGTEKQGAVKMQSAAPTQAAATIKSADTTQSAAPPGPGLSAALEGMLHGPTIKDKTSKEKAPIVGPGGVPKEDVRWPEYGTEKQGAAKMQSAAPMQAAATIKSADTTQSAAPPGPGLSAALEGMLHGPTIKDKNQKKKNAPVVGPDSIPTEEVRWGEQHSGKQGAAKMQSAAPTQAAATIKSADTTHSAAPPGPGLSAALEGMLHGPTIKDKNQKKKNAPVVGPDSIPTEEVRWGEQHSGKQGAVKMQSAAPMQAAATIKSADTTQSTAPPGAGLSAALEGMLHGPTIKDKTSKEKAPIVGPGGVPKEDVRWPEYDTGKQGAAKMQSAAPMQAAATIKSADTTQSAAPPGPGLSAALDGMLHGPTIKDKNQKKKNAPVVGPDSIPTEEVRWGEQHSGKQGAAKMQSAAPMQAAATIKSADTTQSAAPPGPGLSAALEGMLHGPTIKDRNQKKKNAPVVGPDSIPTEEVRWGEQHSGKGAKGSGQSNNKSGGRKGSGKKKGKK
- the LOC136442169 gene encoding mucin-19-like isoform X2; the protein is MASKDTGVQMANGTDDLIWITPHICIKKTVAEKTAAQGQKTSGDKTKDAGRRNVSSSKVQSLHNLRNQTERTFRRKNLTNSGGKSVEEEEDRIGKLLGRLDRTLDGLKATDIVSGAGDNKGVKAGTLGTSQKHAEQTSSAAANAGKGGLEGALAGMLHGPTIKDKTSKENAPIVGPDGIPTEKDRWGSEYVTLKQGAATMQSAAPTQAAATIKSADTTQSAASHGPGLSAALEGMLHGPTIKDKTSKEKAPIVGPDGIPTEKDRWGSEYVTLKQGAATMQSAAPTQAAATIKSADTTQSAASPGPGLSAALEGMLHGPTIKDKTSKEKAPIVGPGGIPKEDVRWPEYGTEKQGAVKMQSAAPTQAAATIKSADTTQSAAPPGPGLSAALEGMLHGPTIKDKTSKEKAPIVGPGGVPKEDVRWPEYGTDKQGAAKMQSATPTQAAATIKSADTTQSAAPPGPGLSAALAGMLHGPTIKDKTSKEKAPIVGPGGVPKEDVRWPEYGSDKQGAVKMQSAAPTQAAATIKSADTTQSAAPPGTGLSAALDGMLHGPTIKDKTSKEKAPIVGPGGVPKEDVRWPEYGSDKQGAVKMQSAAPTQAAATIKSADTTQSAAPPGPGLSAALEGMLHGPTIKDKTSKEKAPIVGPGGVPKEDVRWPEYGTEKQGAVKMQSAAPTQAAATIKSADTTQSAAPPGPGLSAALEGMLHGPTIKDKTSKEKAPIVGPGGVPKEDVRWPEYGTEKQGAAKMQSAAPMQAAATIKSADTTQSAAPPGPGLSAALEGMLHGPTIKDKNQKKKNAPVVGPDSIPTEEVRWGEQHSGKQGAAKMQSAAPTQAAATIKSADTTHSAAPPGPGLSAALEGMLHGPTIKDKNQKKKNAPVVGPDSIPTEEVRWGEQHSGKQGAVKMQSAAPMQAAATIKSADTTQSTAPPGAGLSAALEGMLHGPTIKDKTSKEKAPIVGPGGVPKEDVRWPEYDTGKQGAAKMQSAAPMQAAATIKSADTTQSAAPPGPGLSAALDGMLHGPTIKDKNQKKKNAPVVGPDSIPTEEVRWGEQHSGKQGAAKMQSAAPMQAAATIKSADTTQSAAPPGPGLSAALEGMLHGPTIKDRNQKKKNAPVVGPDSIPTEEVRWGEQHSGKQGAAKMQSAAPTQAAATIKSADTTQSAAPPGPGLSAALEGMLHGPTIKDKNQKKKNAPVVGPDSIPTEEVRWGEQHSGKGAKGSGQSNNKSGGRKGSGKKKGKK